The genome window GCGGTTGCTATTAAGAAACTTAAAAGCCTTAATCTGATTACCCGGGCTGCGGTGATTGACTGTGATCTACACCAGGGCAACGGTACGGCACGGATCTTCCAAAATGATGAGACAGTTTTTACCTTCTCTATTCATCAGGAACATCTATATCCAATTAAAGAGCAATCAGATTGGGATATTGGATTGGACGATTATACCACCGATGCCGAGTATTTAGAGCTCCTAGCCGGTGCCGTAAACAAAATTATACCCGAACATCAACCGGACTTGGTAATTTATCTGGCTGGTGCTGACCCTTACCAACATGATCAGCTTGGCGCTTTGCGTCTTACTAAAGAAGGGCTAATAAAACGGGACCGATTAGTGCTTGAGACTTGTCATAAATATCAGGTACCGGTCGCGGTGACCTTGGCTGGTGGTTATGCTTATGACCTAAATGATACTGTAGAAATTCATTTTAATACTTGCCGTGTGGCAATTCAAGTCTTTTCGCAAAAATAACACCAGCCGGTAAGTTAACTTAATGCCCAAGCCAATCAAGATTATTCACATCCTCCATCATTCACCATCCTGGACCTCAAAATTTGTGATAGAAGACATTTTTGACGGCTGGCATACCCGAACCGTCAAGGCCTTAAGAAAAGAAGCCAAGTTTGACTACCAATTCGAAGTTTGGACCCCAGAAAGACACATCTCTAAGGAAATTAGCTTCACCGAAGATGATATTTTATATCGGGTAATTCCAAGCAGGGCGCTAAATTACGGCCGAGAAGTTTCCTGGCCGCTTATTAGTCAATTACACAAAGAACAAAATAGTTATCTCATAATCCATTTGCATGGTATTTTTAATTATCAGAGTTATGTAATCGCTCAGAAATTTCCGCATCGGCCAATTGTTGCCCAGCATCACGGTGACGCTCCAGCTCTTTATCTTTTAGAACGCCGGACATTATTGTTTACAATCGCACCGCTGCTGGCAGCTGAACACCTTATCGCGCCACGCTTCTTAAAAAATATTGACTGGTTTTTCTGCCTAACTAACTCTTGTATTCAGATCCTAAAAAATTTAGGCATAAATCGCCCGATGTATATCCAAACTATGGGTGTCGATTTTAATAAATTTACGGCACTTCCGAAGAATTTAGCCAAGGATAAAATGAAAATTCCAAATGATCGAAAAATAATTCTGTATGTCGGGCGCCTGACAAAGTATAAAGGTGCCGACAAATTAATCAGTGCGATTCGAGAACTAAAAAATCAAATACAACTTAGCTGTTTGGTAATCGGGGCTGATGAAAATGACGAATATTACGCTGAAGCTCAAAAAATCGGCCTCGAAATTCTAAATCGAGTAGCCCATGACTTACTAGTGAGTTATTACCAAGCGGCCGACGTCTTTGTCTTACCAGGTTCGCATGGATTTAATAAATGGGGCGGCATCGGTGTCGCAACCATTGAGGCCTTAGCGACCAATACGCCAGTAATTACCGGCACCCTACAACATTTTCCCGGCGATTATCACAGACTCGGCATATGGGCTAATACAACCAAGGAGCTTGTCATAGGAATTAAACAAATTTTATCTAATCCTGCGACTTATAATCAGTGTCGAATTTTTGCTCAACAATATTACGATTGGAAATATATTGCTTACAATACCTTTTCGGTTTATAATGAACTATTAAACAAATACTATCGACTAAATATAAAGAACTAATGAAGCAAGTGGTATTTATTGCCTGGCAAACTGCTACCCGATCTCAGAATTTGGCTCAGATTCTTAAAACCCCACTGGTAGACGGTAAGTTAAGCACCAATAAATTTATTCGGCTTTTTCAGTATAAGTTTTTAATGTTATTTACTTTATTTTACTTATGCCACAAAACACCCCAAGTAGTATTTGTGCAACTTCCGCCATTCTATGCACTTCTCCCCTGTTTAATTTACAAGGCACTCTTTAAACGAAAACTGATCTGCGACTGCCATAGTGGTATTTTTTTACCGAAAAATTTTTATCAAAAGATTTATTTTATGGTTTGTCGCAAATTACTAGCACGTACGACTCTGATCATTATTCATAACGAAGACATCTTAGATTTAATTCCGGAATTGACTAGTAAAGTTTTTGTCTTAGAAGACCCAATCGTTTATCAACCAGCTCCTAAGGTGAATAATCCGCGATTAAAAGTCGTAATTATTTCTGGGGGCGGTCAAGATGAACCTATCGACGAACTGCTAAAAGCAGCTAGTCAGCTAACCTCGATCGATTTTTATCTTACTGGGAGACATGATCGGCGAAAAATCAAACAACCCCCGGGGAATTTTTTCGTCACGGGATATCTTCCTCAGAGTAAATATAAGGCATTGCTCTTAAGTGCCGATTTAATTATCGCCCTTAGTACTCGCGATCGTACGGTGCTTTGTGGTGCCTATGAGGCGGTGGCTCTCACTAAACCACTGGTTACCTCAAATACCCCAACTCTTAAAAAATATTTCCCTAAAGGGGCAGTATTTACCGAAAACAATTATCTGGCAATAGCTCAAGCAATAATAGATGTCCAAAAACACTTGTCACAGCTTAAAGAAAAAATGGCTGAGCTCCGTGCGATAAAACTCAAGCAATGGAACGAAAGGTTTAGCTTACTACAAAAAATTATTAGTGACTAAAATGCGAGCAATTAAGAACTTTTTTCTACTGCTAATAAGTGAAGGCCTAAGCTACATTCTAAATTTTTTAACCACAGTTTATCTAGCGCGCATCCTAAAGGTCACTGAATTTGGCAAAATAAATTTTGCCTTCGCCTTTTTCGCCTTCAGCTCAATCTTTACCAACCTCGGCTTACTTTCCGTTGGCACTCGAGATATTGCTCAGTTCCAAGTATCAATACCTAAAAAATCTGAAGCGCAATATATTATAAATTTACTCTCACTACGCCTACTGATTGCTTTAGTCGTATTTGGGGTACTTTCCATAATATCTAGGATAATACCCTCAAGTCTAGAAATTAAGACCTTGATTGTGCTTTACGGTTTGTCGTTATTTCCCCTGTCCCTATCACTAGAATGGGTATTTTTAGGTTGGGAAAAAGCTGGCTATATCATGAGCAGTAAAATCGTCACTGCTGTAAGCTATTTCCTATTAACCATAACTTTGATTAAAGATCCCACTGCGATAAACCGGATTCCCTTGTTTTTCTTCCTAAGCAATCTTTTAGGCGCAGGATTTTTACTTATTACCTATCTACAACACAATATCACACCCAATATTAATTTTGAATTTACTATATGGCTTAAAGATTGGATGCAGTTAATAAAAACTGCTCTACCCTTTGGCCTTGGTGCGCTGTTAGTTCAATTTTCTTTAAATTTTAATGTGATTTTTTTGGGTTTTGTCAAAAATTCTACCGAGGTCGGTTTTTATAGCGCAAGTTTTAAGGTTTTAACTTTTCTTTTAATCTTCGATCGCGTAATTAACAATACAACTTTGCCGATAATTTCCCGATATGCTCAGCTGGGCGAAGAAAAATTATTATTTCTTATCAATAAAATCAACAAACTAATTTTCATCATTGGACTACCTCTAGCTGCAATTGTTCTGGTGCTTAACAGAGAACTAATTCTATTTATATACGGAGAAAATTACTTAAGGAGTGCCCAAATAATTCAGGTCCTTATCTGGTTTCTTTTAATTACAATGCTCAATAGTATTTTTACCACCGTGGTCATTGCTCAAAACGAACAGCGGATCTATATTACTACTATGATACAAGGTTTAATTGCCAACCTGATATTAAACCTTATCTTAGTCCCATTATTAGGTGCTTTAGGATCGGCAATTGTCTTGGTTACGCAAGAACTTATAATACTAAGTTTATTTTATATCAAGACCAAAATAATCACTTCCCTAAAGATATATTGGCAGAATCTTTATAAACCCCTGATGGCCGCCTCGCTGATGACGATATTTATGTTTCTTCTAAAAAAATTTAACTTTGTCCTAATTATTGGTCTCGCGTTACTTTTTTATTTAGGAATTTTAGTAATAATTAAAGGCATAACCAAGAAAGACTTTTTATTACAAGAAACCTAAATGATACTTGGAGTATTAAACGCTAATGCCCAAATAATTCAAATTTTTACACAAGAGGGTATTTATTATCAGGTTCTTCAAGAACTACCAACTTATTATTTGAGTCCAATAATTATTAATCGGAAACTTTCTGTTCCTGAGTTAATTAATCTTAGGAAATTACTAAATAACGGCGGGGCAATTCTAATTGATGCTAAAAATATCGGACAAATATCTCTTGATAAATTTAAGCGACGGCGAATCTCGCATTTAATAAATGACCGCTCTGAAGCGTTTAATAATATTTTAGGGGTTGAACTAGAATTACCAGGTTTTGTTACTAAAAATCAAATATTAGCTGTCGAATATGCCAATGGCTATCTTGCCGTGTTGCCATTTGATCTTAATCAGGCAATTGCTGACTACCGGGCCAAACGAAAACCATTTCTAACTAATATAGGTAAGCGCTATCCAAATGAAATTGTAGCTACAATAAGTAAGGGCGCACTCCGGCAATTGATAATAAACCTGGTCCGCTGGCTTTATAAAAAACTTAATTATCCCTATGTTCATCTTTGGTATTACCCTCATAACCATCAAAGCATTTTCGGTTTCCGAGTCGATACTGATTTCGGCAGCCACGTAACAATCGAAAAGACTTTTGAACTCGAGGAGAAAACCAATGTTAAATTTACTTATTTTGTTCACACCCAATATCTGTTTGATTTACCACGAGAAACGAAAGATTTTCAAATTCACTGCGATCGCCACCAAGTGTATAAGGATTATTTAAGAAACTATAATAATATCGCTACTGCTAAAAAAATATTAGAGTCTTTGGGGCTAAGTCCGATTGGTTTTGCCGCACCATATGGTTTTTGGAACATAAATCTCCAACGTGCCCTTGAGGCTAATTGCATAAAATACTCATCGGAGTTTAGTCTCGCCTATGACGATTTGCCATTTTTCCCGATAGTCAACGGTGAACCATCAACGGTATTACAAATACCCATTCATCCAATTTGTATCGGTCGGCTGCTTCATGCTGGGGTTGCACCGAAAAACTGTGTAGAATATTATTTTAAATATTTTACTACCCAACTCGTGAAACGAGAGCCAATGATCATCTATGACCATCCACACCGAATAGCTGAATTCTTTGAAATTTTCGGTGAGATTCTTAACCGTGCCCAAAATTTACCAAATGTCTGGCTGACGACTTTAACTAATTATTATTACTGGTGGGTAGATCGACTGCGAGTACTTGAGAATTCCTCCTGGCAAATCGACGGAGATATGCTTAAAGTTTATACCACTAATGTTGATCCCAGTTTTACATTACATATTGTCTTACCCAACGATACAGAAGCTTTCATTCCTCTTAGATCCGGTGTCTACAACTTAAACGAACTTAAAAAAACCAAAATAAAATATCTTAATTTTACTGACCGGGACATTGAAGAGTATAAAAAACTCCACTCCCTTAAAACTAAAAGCCTATTGATTTTATTTTCCTCTGCGAATAAAATCCTTAAAATAATTACCGGGAGAAAGAAATGAAAATTCTTTTCGGCAGTTATCAGGCAATCTCAATTTTAGAAGGCGGCGTAAAAACTCAGGTTTGGGCCTTAAAAACCGAGCTTGAAAAATTAGGTCATGAAGTCACACTGTTTAACAGCTGGGAAAACATTCAATTACGCGACTATGATTTCGTACATCTTTTTTGCGCTCATATTGGCACTTATCATTTAGCCCAAGCCATCTCAGCCCTGGGCGTTAAAATCATCTTAACCCCAATCGTTTTTAGTCGACGCCACCCGACTTTTATTAAGCTCATGCTACCGTATACCAAATTAGCTGCCAAATTCGGTGGATTTTATCACTATTATATCGTTTCGGAATTGTCTCGCCAAGCTAAACTGATCTTAGCCAATACCCAAGCCGAATGTGATTTGATTCACCGGGCATTTGGGGTCTCAAGAAATAAGATTAAATTCCTACCTAATGGCGTTGAGGAACGATTCTATTTTGCCGAGCCGGATTTATTTACTCAGAAATATGGTCTAAAAGATTTTATGTTATATGTGGGTCATATTGGCTGGCCGCGGAAAAATCTTTTGCGGTTTTTAGAGGTATCTTGCGAATTTGATGTGCCGTTAGTCCTAATCGGTAAGATTTTAGAAAATTCCTACGCCCACGCTTGTGTGGAATTAATCAAAAAACGCCGCCATACCCTTGTGATCTCCGATCTCGATTATCAAAGCCCGATACTAGCCTCGGCATATGCGGCTTGTGATCTCTTTATACTGCCTTCATATTATGAAACGCCCGGGCTTGCCGCTTTAGAAGCCGCTCTAGCTGGAGCTAAAATTGTGATCACTCAATACGGCGGGACCAAGGAATATTTTCGCGAGTATGCGCATTATCTTAATCCCTATTCTAAAAGTTCGATCCGGGCTGCAATTACTCAGACGCTAAGTAAGAAAAAAGAGCCGCAATTACGTGAGTATATCCGTCAAAATTACTTGTGGCGAAGGTGTGCTGAAGACCTAGTAGAAATTTATAAAAGTGTCTAATTACTAATAGTGCGTTTATAATTGGCCACCCAATAGTCTCAACTTCATAACTGTTTATAACTGAAACACGCCGCATTCAATGATTTACGATAATCCCTAATAGGTCTACCGGACGGTATGGGGATGCTTACGGGTACGAAGAAGTTAAATTAGTATCAGAC of candidate division WOR-3 bacterium contains these proteins:
- a CDS encoding glycosyltransferase; this encodes MKQVVFIAWQTATRSQNLAQILKTPLVDGKLSTNKFIRLFQYKFLMLFTLFYLCHKTPQVVFVQLPPFYALLPCLIYKALFKRKLICDCHSGIFLPKNFYQKIYFMVCRKLLARTTLIIIHNEDILDLIPELTSKVFVLEDPIVYQPAPKVNNPRLKVVIISGGGQDEPIDELLKAASQLTSIDFYLTGRHDRRKIKQPPGNFFVTGYLPQSKYKALLLSADLIIALSTRDRTVLCGAYEAVALTKPLVTSNTPTLKKYFPKGAVFTENNYLAIAQAIIDVQKHLSQLKEKMAELRAIKLKQWNERFSLLQKIISD
- a CDS encoding glycosyltransferase family 4 protein, coding for MKILFGSYQAISILEGGVKTQVWALKTELEKLGHEVTLFNSWENIQLRDYDFVHLFCAHIGTYHLAQAISALGVKIILTPIVFSRRHPTFIKLMLPYTKLAAKFGGFYHYYIVSELSRQAKLILANTQAECDLIHRAFGVSRNKIKFLPNGVEERFYFAEPDLFTQKYGLKDFMLYVGHIGWPRKNLLRFLEVSCEFDVPLVLIGKILENSYAHACVELIKKRRHTLVISDLDYQSPILASAYAACDLFILPSYYETPGLAALEAALAGAKIVITQYGGTKEYFREYAHYLNPYSKSSIRAAITQTLSKKKEPQLREYIRQNYLWRRCAEDLVEIYKSV
- a CDS encoding glycosyltransferase family 4 protein — translated: MPKPIKIIHILHHSPSWTSKFVIEDIFDGWHTRTVKALRKEAKFDYQFEVWTPERHISKEISFTEDDILYRVIPSRALNYGREVSWPLISQLHKEQNSYLIIHLHGIFNYQSYVIAQKFPHRPIVAQHHGDAPALYLLERRTLLFTIAPLLAAEHLIAPRFLKNIDWFFCLTNSCIQILKNLGINRPMYIQTMGVDFNKFTALPKNLAKDKMKIPNDRKIILYVGRLTKYKGADKLISAIRELKNQIQLSCLVIGADENDEYYAEAQKIGLEILNRVAHDLLVSYYQAADVFVLPGSHGFNKWGGIGVATIEALATNTPVITGTLQHFPGDYHRLGIWANTTKELVIGIKQILSNPATYNQCRIFAQQYYDWKYIAYNTFSVYNELLNKYYRLNIKN
- a CDS encoding histone deacetylase — its product is MKFIYSDKYEVDLGAHVFPTEKYRLIKERLIKEKLATEADFITPGPAPIEDIKLVHTPAYVDDMINLRWSARTVRSELPLTCEIITSAFIHAQGTILAAQEARKSGCAIHLGGGFHHAFADHAEGFCYVNDVAVAIKKLKSLNLITRAAVIDCDLHQGNGTARIFQNDETVFTFSIHQEHLYPIKEQSDWDIGLDDYTTDAEYLELLAGAVNKIIPEHQPDLVIYLAGADPYQHDQLGALRLTKEGLIKRDRLVLETCHKYQVPVAVTLAGGYAYDLNDTVEIHFNTCRVAIQVFSQK
- a CDS encoding flippase, with protein sequence MRAIKNFFLLLISEGLSYILNFLTTVYLARILKVTEFGKINFAFAFFAFSSIFTNLGLLSVGTRDIAQFQVSIPKKSEAQYIINLLSLRLLIALVVFGVLSIISRIIPSSLEIKTLIVLYGLSLFPLSLSLEWVFLGWEKAGYIMSSKIVTAVSYFLLTITLIKDPTAINRIPLFFFLSNLLGAGFLLITYLQHNITPNINFEFTIWLKDWMQLIKTALPFGLGALLVQFSLNFNVIFLGFVKNSTEVGFYSASFKVLTFLLIFDRVINNTTLPIISRYAQLGEEKLLFLINKINKLIFIIGLPLAAIVLVLNRELILFIYGENYLRSAQIIQVLIWFLLITMLNSIFTTVVIAQNEQRIYITTMIQGLIANLILNLILVPLLGALGSAIVLVTQELIILSLFYIKTKIITSLKIYWQNLYKPLMAASLMTIFMFLLKKFNFVLIIGLALLFYLGILVIIKGITKKDFLLQET